Proteins from one Ricinus communis isolate WT05 ecotype wild-type chromosome 9, ASM1957865v1, whole genome shotgun sequence genomic window:
- the LOC112534844 gene encoding uncharacterized protein LOC112534844, with translation MAEFGFAKACIPQYNGDYDHWSLLMENLMQSKEYWIIVENGFKEPDAGEKLTAEQEKTLTELRLKDFKAMNYLLSSIDKTILKTISQKASAKELWDSMKLKFQGSARVKRAQLQALRREFEVLEMKEGESVNDYFGRVIVVSNAMRNCGEEINDVKIVEKILRTLTERFNYVVCSIEESKDIDMLSVDQLQSSLLVHEQKFTRRVVTEN, from the coding sequence ATGGCTGAGTTTGGATTTGCCAAGGCGTGCATTCCGCAGTACAATGGAGACTACGATCATTGGAGTCTTCTAATGGAGAATCTGATGCAGTCCAAGGAGTATTGGATCATTGTCGAGAATGGATTCAAGGAGCCTGACGCTGGAGAGAAGTTAACTGCAGAGCAGGAGAAGACTCTGACAGAGCTGAGGCTGAAAGATTTCAAGGCGATGAACTACTTGCTGAGTAGTATCGACAAGACCATTTTAAAGACCATTTCCCAGAAGGCAAGTGCTAAGGAATTGTGGGACTCCATGAAGCTCAAATTCCAGGGAAGTGCGAGGGTCAAACGTGCTCAACTGCAAGCACTAAGGAGGGAATTTGAGGTCTTGGAGATGAAGGAAGGGGAGTCGGTGAATGATTATTTTGGAAGAGTCATAGTTGTTTCAAATGCCATGCGTAACTGTGGTGAAGAGATCAATGATGTAAAGATAGTAGAGAAGATCCTCAGAACTCTTACTGAAAGATTCAATTATGTCGTCTGCTCCATTGAAGAGTCGAAAGACATAGACATGCTGTCTGTAGACCAACTGCAGAGCTCCCTGTTGGTCCATGAACAGAAGTTCACTAGGAGGGTTGTTACTGAAAATTAG
- the LOC107261256 gene encoding uncharacterized protein LOC107261256: MCPRWYSSAFRWPDFGFSLPASIFRWPEFDFSYLTAGWNSLQSLNWFDFLIDDVVWTFVTVLESVAVVAMLCYFFLFCGCTL, encoded by the coding sequence ATGTGCCCGAGGTGGTACTCGTCAGCTTTCCGGTGGCCGGATTTCGGATTTTCTTTACCAGCATCAATTTTCAGGTGGCCAGAGTTCGATTTTTCGTATCTGACGGCTGGGTGGAATAGTTTACAGAGCTTAAATTGGTTTGATTTCTTAATCGATGACGTGGTATGGACTTTTGTTACTGTGTTGGAGTCTGTTGCTGTAGTCGCTATGCTCTGttacttctttttgttttgtggCTGTACTCTTTGA
- the LOC8258849 gene encoding nuclear poly(A) polymerase 3 isoform X1: protein MEEERSLSLLKFMANEGLVPSPREEEKRKNVILNLKQIVVAWAKKVAWQRRLPRLQIASTNATILTYGSYGLGVSLLSYKTHGCFVMEFSAFKLMFVLLMKVYGPESDIDAICVGPFFATLAEDFFIVLRNMLKNRPEVSDIHCVKDAKVPLMRFKFDGISIDLPYAQLKVLAVPDNVDMLNPFFLMNIDETSWKSLSGVRANQRILQFVPNLENFQSMLRCIKLWARRRGVCGNLNGFLGGVHLAILSAVVCQKYPNASVSALISNFFTTYATWPWPTPVMLQDGMSSPAEDFIETRSFMPIRLPCSPHEYCHSNITKSTYYRIRTEFLRGHSLTKDLLKPDFDWNGIFEPFPYSKKYTRFVKIYLSAPDQDEVGDWVGWVKSRFRALLLKLEGLQGQCDPSPVEYADRDVSEPNVVFYWGLNPSRSNYIDLESVEEDFLRNIYSGYHGTRRKLELSIVKAAELPKNAQFNSGNGKKMKAYWKVVDKEQRTPAYSQHLPGYFVGYLATNGDTECPSCGG from the exons atggAGGAGGAACGATCCCTTTCGCTTCTTAAG TTTATGGCTAATGAAGGACTGGTGCCTTCTCCtcgagaagaagagaaaaggaagaatgttattttaaatctaaagcAG ATAGTGGTGGCATGGGCCAAAAAGGTTGCTTGGCAACGTAGACTCCCTAGACTACAGATTGCATCTACCAATGCTACAATATTGACATATGGATCTTATGGCCTCGGTGTTAGTCTTTTGTCATACAAAACTCATGGTTGCTTTGTTATGGAATTCTCAGCATTTAAATTGATGTTTGTTCTCTTGATGAAGGTTTATGGTCCAGAGTCTGATATTGATGCAATATGTGTTGGTCCTTTCTTTGCTACATTGGCT GAGGATTTTTTCATTGTTTTGAGAAACATGCTCAAAAATAGACCAGAAGTGTCGGATATTCATTGCGTGAAGGATGCAAAAGTTCCTTTAATGCGGTTTAAGTTTGATGGCATCTCAATTGATCTTCCATATGCTCAGCTTAAAGTATTAGCTGTTCCTGAT AATGTGGACATGCTTAATCCATTCTTCCTAATGAATATTGATGAAACCAGTTGGAAGAGCTTATCTGGTGTACGTGCAAATCAACGGATTCTTCAGTTTGTTCCTAACCTGGAG AATTTTCAGTCAATGTTGCGGTGCATTAAACTATGGGCAAGAAGGCGAGGAGTGTGTGGTAAT CTCAATGGTTTTCTGGGAGGAGTTCATTTGGCAATTCTATCAGCTGTTGTTTGTCAAAAATATCCAAATGCCAGTGTCAGTGCTCTAATATCAAACTTCTTTACTACGTATGCCACCTGGCCTTGGCCTACACCTGTAATGTTGCAAGATGGAATGTCATCACCAGCTGAAGATTTTATTGAGACACGTTCTTTCATGCCCATTCGTTTGCCATGTAGTCCACATGAGTATTGTCATTCCAATATCACTAAAAGCACATACTACAGGATCAGAACAGAGTTTCTCAGAGGGCATTCCTTGACTAAG GATCTTTTAAAGCCAGATTTTGACTGGAATGGGATTTTTGAGCCTTTTCCTTATTCAAAGAAGTATACCCGATTTGTCAAGATCTACCTATCAGCTCCTGATCAAGATGAGGTAGGAGACTGGGTGGGTTGGGTGAAGTCACGCTTCCGTGCTCTACTTCTTAAG CTTGAAGGATTGCAGGGCCAATGTGACCCCAGTCCCGTGGAATATGCTGACAGAGATGTATCAGAGCCAAATGTTGTATTCTACTGGGGTTTAAACCCAAGTAGGAgtaattatattgatttagAATCTGTTGAGGAGGATTTCTTGAGGAATATATATAGCGGATACCATGGAACTCGTAGAAAGTTGGAATTATCAATCGTGAAAGCTGCTGAACTGCCTAAGAATGCTCAGTTCAATAGTGGAAATggtaagaaaatgaaagcatATTGGAAGGTTGTTGACAAAGAGCAAAGGACCCCAGCATACTCACAACATCTGCCAGGCTACTTTGTAGGGTATTTGGCAACTAATGGAGACACCGAGTGCCCGAGTTGTGGGggttaa
- the LOC8258849 gene encoding nuclear poly(A) polymerase 3 isoform X2, with translation MEEERSLSLLKFMANEGLVPSPREEEKRKNVILNLKQIVVAWAKKVAWQRRLPRLQIASTNATILTYGSYGLGVYGPESDIDAICVGPFFATLAEDFFIVLRNMLKNRPEVSDIHCVKDAKVPLMRFKFDGISIDLPYAQLKVLAVPDNVDMLNPFFLMNIDETSWKSLSGVRANQRILQFVPNLENFQSMLRCIKLWARRRGVCGNLNGFLGGVHLAILSAVVCQKYPNASVSALISNFFTTYATWPWPTPVMLQDGMSSPAEDFIETRSFMPIRLPCSPHEYCHSNITKSTYYRIRTEFLRGHSLTKDLLKPDFDWNGIFEPFPYSKKYTRFVKIYLSAPDQDEVGDWVGWVKSRFRALLLKLEGLQGQCDPSPVEYADRDVSEPNVVFYWGLNPSRSNYIDLESVEEDFLRNIYSGYHGTRRKLELSIVKAAELPKNAQFNSGNGKKMKAYWKVVDKEQRTPAYSQHLPGYFVGYLATNGDTECPSCGG, from the exons atggAGGAGGAACGATCCCTTTCGCTTCTTAAG TTTATGGCTAATGAAGGACTGGTGCCTTCTCCtcgagaagaagagaaaaggaagaatgttattttaaatctaaagcAG ATAGTGGTGGCATGGGCCAAAAAGGTTGCTTGGCAACGTAGACTCCCTAGACTACAGATTGCATCTACCAATGCTACAATATTGACATATGGATCTTATGGCCTCGGT GTTTATGGTCCAGAGTCTGATATTGATGCAATATGTGTTGGTCCTTTCTTTGCTACATTGGCT GAGGATTTTTTCATTGTTTTGAGAAACATGCTCAAAAATAGACCAGAAGTGTCGGATATTCATTGCGTGAAGGATGCAAAAGTTCCTTTAATGCGGTTTAAGTTTGATGGCATCTCAATTGATCTTCCATATGCTCAGCTTAAAGTATTAGCTGTTCCTGAT AATGTGGACATGCTTAATCCATTCTTCCTAATGAATATTGATGAAACCAGTTGGAAGAGCTTATCTGGTGTACGTGCAAATCAACGGATTCTTCAGTTTGTTCCTAACCTGGAG AATTTTCAGTCAATGTTGCGGTGCATTAAACTATGGGCAAGAAGGCGAGGAGTGTGTGGTAAT CTCAATGGTTTTCTGGGAGGAGTTCATTTGGCAATTCTATCAGCTGTTGTTTGTCAAAAATATCCAAATGCCAGTGTCAGTGCTCTAATATCAAACTTCTTTACTACGTATGCCACCTGGCCTTGGCCTACACCTGTAATGTTGCAAGATGGAATGTCATCACCAGCTGAAGATTTTATTGAGACACGTTCTTTCATGCCCATTCGTTTGCCATGTAGTCCACATGAGTATTGTCATTCCAATATCACTAAAAGCACATACTACAGGATCAGAACAGAGTTTCTCAGAGGGCATTCCTTGACTAAG GATCTTTTAAAGCCAGATTTTGACTGGAATGGGATTTTTGAGCCTTTTCCTTATTCAAAGAAGTATACCCGATTTGTCAAGATCTACCTATCAGCTCCTGATCAAGATGAGGTAGGAGACTGGGTGGGTTGGGTGAAGTCACGCTTCCGTGCTCTACTTCTTAAG CTTGAAGGATTGCAGGGCCAATGTGACCCCAGTCCCGTGGAATATGCTGACAGAGATGTATCAGAGCCAAATGTTGTATTCTACTGGGGTTTAAACCCAAGTAGGAgtaattatattgatttagAATCTGTTGAGGAGGATTTCTTGAGGAATATATATAGCGGATACCATGGAACTCGTAGAAAGTTGGAATTATCAATCGTGAAAGCTGCTGAACTGCCTAAGAATGCTCAGTTCAATAGTGGAAATggtaagaaaatgaaagcatATTGGAAGGTTGTTGACAAAGAGCAAAGGACCCCAGCATACTCACAACATCTGCCAGGCTACTTTGTAGGGTATTTGGCAACTAATGGAGACACCGAGTGCCCGAGTTGTGGGggttaa
- the LOC8258848 gene encoding cell wall / vacuolar inhibitor of fructosidase 1, which produces MHNTVMSKTSIFLAHAPIFIIFLLLTQSSFVQSDASLISNICKQTPNYNLCVTSLNSDPRSAKADTTGLALIMVDIIKARATASLNFIRHQYHKSPRLKKQLTSCAHGYDAILTLDIPEAYEALQKGVPKFAQDAANDAAVEANSCEGGFHGNSPMKKLNVLVHDTSAVASAVIRLLL; this is translated from the coding sequence ATGCACAATACTGTTATGTCCAAAACTTCCATTTTTCTTGCTCATGCACCGAtcttcataatatttttactactAACCCAATCCAGTTTTGTCCAATCTGATGCAAGTTTGATCTCCAATATTTGTAAGCAGACACCGAACTACAATCTTTGCGTCACTTCTCTTAACTCAGACCCAAGAAGCGCTAAAGCAGACACAACTGGGCTAGCACTCATAATGGTAGATATAATCAAGGCTAGAGCAACAGCATCACTGAACTTCATCCGCCACCAATATCACAAGAGTCCAAGGCTAAAGAAACAGTTGACTTCTTGTGCCCATGGATATGATGCAATTTTAACTCTGGATATACCGGAAGCCTATGAAGCTTTGCAAAAGGGTGTGCCAAAATTTGCTCAAGATGCTGCTAATGATGCTGCCGTTGAGGCCAATTCATGTGAAGGTGGTTTCCATGGAAACTCACCCATGAAGAAATTGAATGTATTGGTTCATGATACCTCTGCCGTTGCTTCTGCCGTTATCCGGTTATTGCTTTAA
- the LOC8258847 gene encoding cell wall / vacuolar inhibitor of fructosidase 1: MRPDCAVCSMKLMYKCECRFKLPKVVNRIYPQFLDIIRGNTQHLALKGTATFQFMPHFKLLHYKNLQYLPPFVCPFSLLSARMKFSITSPPPIILFFILLLSNSLPLSHSSDLIEDICKKTPFYDLCVKSLAPQNPISDVKSVASTMANLVLSNATDALTYIQELIKQGADPQLQKPLANCAELYIPVVKYNLPQAINALLRGRFGFTSYLLSDAGKQADACEKNFSDSNQSPLSDRNRLISNLCDVAVAILNLLQKG, from the coding sequence ATGAGGCCTGACTGTGCAGTATGTAGCATGAAACTGATGTACAAATGTGAATGCAGGTTCAAACTACCAAAGGTTGTTAACAGAATCTACCCACAGTTTTTAGACATTATTAGAGGCAACACCCAACATCTGGCTTTAAAAGGGACAGCAACATTTCAGTTCATGCCACATTTCAAGCTTcttcattataaaaatttacaatacCTTCCTCCTTTTGTCTGTCCATTTTCTCTACTTTCTGCCAGAATGAAATTCTCAATCACATCCCCACCACCCatcattcttttcttcattcttcttctttcaaaCTCGCTCCCACTGTCACATTCCTCTGATCTCATAGAGGACatatgcaagaaaacaccctttTATGACCTCTGTGTTAAATCACTAGCACCTCAAAATCCTATTTCAGATGTCAAAAGTGTAGCTTCTACAATGGCTAATCTTGTTCTGTCTAATGCAACTGATGCATTAACCTACATACAAGAGCTAATCAAGCAAGGAGCTGATCCTCAGTTGCAGAAGCCATTGGCTAATTGTGCTGAATTGTACATTCCAGTTGTCAAGTACAATCTTCCTCAAGCTATCAATGCTTTATTGAGAGGGAGGTTTGGATTCACTAGCTACTTATTATCTGATGCTGGTAAACAGGCTGATGCTTGTGAAAAGAATTTCTCTGACTCTAATCAATCTCCATTATCTGATAGGAATAGGCTTATTAGCAATCTTTGTGATGTTGCTGTGGCCATTCTTAATTTATTGCAAAAgggttga
- the LOC8258845 gene encoding cell wall / vacuolar inhibitor of fructosidase 1 gives MTHSISLSSTLLVIVLVFLLPLIRSDDLINRTCKKTPYYDLCVSSLQSNSQASSADVKGLASTMANITLSNATHTLYYSQEIIDQNTNPELERALTYCAEVYIPIVDYILPQAIDGVRNGHFGFFKYGILDAEEKVQACDKKIPDSVKLPLTEMNRVMQNLCNVSVALIKILLKG, from the coding sequence ATGACACATTCAATCTCTTTATCCTCTACTTTGCTTGTTATAGTTCTTGTCTTTCTCCTGCCATTAATCCGAAGTGATGATTTGATAAACAGAActtgcaagaaaacaccctacTATGATCTCTGTGTCTCGTCTCTGCAATCAAATTCCCAAGCCTCCAGTGCAGATGTTAAAGGTCTAGCTTCTACGATGGCTAATATCACTCTGTCTAATGCAACTCATACACTATACTACTCACAGGAGATAATAGACCAGAACACGAACCCTGAGCTAGAACGAGCCTTGACATACTGCGCTGAAGTATACATCCCTATTGTTGATTACATTCTTCCCCAAGCCATTGATGGTGTAAGAAATGGTCACTTCGGATTCTTTAAGTATGGAATATTGGATGCTGAAGAAAAAGTTCAGGCATGTGACAAAAAAATTCCAGATTCAGTTAAATTGCCCTTAACGGAAATGAACAGAGTCATGCAGAATCTCTGCAATGTATCAGTAGCCCTCATTAAGATATTGCTAAAGGGTTGA
- the LOC8258844 gene encoding uncharacterized protein LOC8258844, with amino-acid sequence MDHIAPQERDFEIDLENGLNISTQDTSKDSVDSVKTQAKELLTKICSIFVDDTIKGELGINLSHDAPNSNGIPVEQLKLEGEKAIDHAVAEKKVVKEKRKKMGHKKSPKPPRPPRGPSLDAADQKLIKEITELAMLKRARVERMKALKKMKAAKGSPSNGNIFAMVFTALFCLVIIFQGMSSRVSPVNVQGTPISAETAASGLIAVQYFGNPSASDPISLGSGSPSSVKPIAGFDHPENLRRAV; translated from the exons ATGGATCATATAGCTCCACAGGAGAGAGATTTTGAGATTGATCTTGAAAATGGGTTGAATATTAGCACTCAAGATACAAGCAAAGACTCTGTTGATAGTGTAAAAACACAAGCAAAGGAGCTGCTTACTAAGATTTGCAGCATCTTTGTTGATGATACAATTAAGGGTGAATTGGGGATAAATCTAAGTCACGATGCACCAAATTCAAATGGGATTCCTGTGGAGCAACTGAAGTTGGAGGGAGAGAAGGCTATTGATCATGCAGTTGCAGAGAAGAAAGTAGTAAAGGAGAAGCGTAAAAAAATGGGTCATAAAAAATCTCCCAAGCCTCCTAGGCCTCCAAGAGGCCCGTCATTGGACGCTGCAGACCAGAAGCTGATCAAGGAGATTACTGAACTTGCTATGTTGAAACGTGCAAGGGTTGAGCGAATGAAAGCcttgaagaaaatgaaagctGCAAAGGGGTCGCCATCCAATGGCAATATATTTGCAATGGTGTTCACCGCTCTCTTTTGTCTGGTGATCATCTTTCAAG gAATGTCATCAAGAGTTTCACCTGTAAATGTTCAGGGAACCCCTATATCCGCAGAAACAGCAGCGAGTGGTTTGATTGCAGTACAATACTTTGGTAATCCATCTGCAAGTGACCCAATTTCACTTGGCAGTGGTTCTCCAAG TTCTGTAAAGCCAATTGCTGGTTTTGATCATCCTGAAAATCTGAGAAGAGCTGTGtga